A window of the Microbacterium sp. LWH13-1.2 genome harbors these coding sequences:
- the infB gene encoding translation initiation factor IF-2 — MAGKPRVHEIAAELGVDSKIALAKLKELGEFVKSPSSTIEPPVARKLRAAIESDASLKSSGDAAPAAAAKPAAKPGAAKPGAAKPGAAKSAEETSDAATPAAAKPGSGAPTPGPKPGPKPAPAPEAPVAAPAAEAPAEPAAPAAATPGPAAPKSNDGGAPKPGAPRPGNNPFSSAQGMGQRPTGPRPGNNPFASAQGMGQRPTPGNIPRPQAPRPGAPRPGAPRPGSPRPGAPRGGQGGRPGGAPFQQRPGGPGRPGGAGGPGAGPGARPGGGFAGRPGGGGGRGRGPGGGTAGAFGKGGGKSKQRKSRRAKRQEFEMRSAPVVGGVNVTRGNGEIIRMRRGASIADFADKIETLTGYTVQPGTLVTILFNLGEMATATESLDEATFEVLGAELGYKIQMVSPEDEDKELLEGFGLNLEQELEEESEDDLEIRPPVVTVMGHVDHGKTRLLDAIRQTNVIDGEAGGITQHIGAYQVWTEHEGIERAITFIDTPGHEAFTAMRARGAQVTDLAILVVAADDGIMPQTVEALNHAQAANVPIVVAVNKVDKPDANPAKVRQQLTEYGLVAEEYGGDVMFVDVSARANTGIQELLDAVLLTADAGLDLTANPNKAARGVAIEAKLDKGRGSVATVLIQSGTLRVGDAIVAGTAYGRVRAMADENGEQVLEAYPSRPVQVQGLNSVPRAGDVFIVTEEDRMARQIAEKREAVERNAQLAKARKRISLEDFTRALEEGKVESLNLIIKGDVSGAVEALEESLLKIEVDDSVQLRIIHRGVGAITESDVNLATIDNAIIVGFNVRPDTKARERAQREGVDIRFYSVIYNAIDEIESSLKGMLKPEYEEVQSGVAEIREVFRSSKFGNIAGVIVRSGTITRNAKARVIRDGVVIADGLAIESLRRFKDDVTEVRTDYEAGIGLGKFNDIQIGDEIETTELVEKPRG; from the coding sequence GTGGCTGGTAAACCACGCGTACACGAGATCGCCGCCGAACTCGGCGTCGACAGCAAGATCGCACTTGCAAAGCTCAAGGAACTCGGAGAGTTCGTCAAGAGCCCCTCTTCGACCATCGAACCTCCGGTGGCGCGCAAGCTGCGCGCTGCCATCGAGTCGGACGCTTCCCTGAAGTCGTCCGGCGACGCCGCACCCGCTGCTGCAGCGAAGCCCGCTGCCAAGCCGGGTGCTGCCAAGCCTGGTGCTGCCAAGCCTGGTGCTGCGAAGTCGGCAGAGGAAACCTCCGACGCTGCGACACCCGCTGCTGCGAAGCCCGGTTCCGGTGCACCGACTCCGGGTCCCAAGCCCGGGCCCAAGCCGGCCCCCGCGCCGGAGGCGCCCGTTGCTGCTCCGGCAGCCGAAGCTCCGGCCGAGCCTGCTGCTCCGGCAGCGGCGACACCCGGCCCCGCGGCTCCGAAGTCGAACGACGGAGGAGCTCCGAAGCCCGGCGCCCCTCGTCCCGGCAACAACCCGTTCTCCTCCGCGCAGGGTATGGGACAGCGTCCCACCGGTCCGCGTCCGGGGAACAACCCCTTCGCTTCGGCGCAGGGAATGGGCCAGCGCCCGACGCCGGGTAACATCCCGCGTCCGCAGGCTCCGCGTCCCGGCGCACCGCGTCCGGGTGCACCTCGTCCCGGTTCGCCCCGTCCCGGCGCTCCGCGCGGTGGTCAGGGTGGTCGTCCCGGCGGTGCACCGTTCCAGCAGCGTCCGGGTGGCCCCGGTCGTCCCGGCGGTGCCGGTGGACCCGGTGCGGGTCCCGGTGCTCGTCCCGGTGGTGGCTTCGCAGGTCGTCCCGGTGGCGGCGGTGGCCGCGGTCGTGGCCCCGGTGGAGGTACCGCAGGTGCTTTCGGCAAGGGCGGCGGCAAGAGCAAGCAGCGCAAGTCGCGGCGGGCGAAGCGGCAGGAATTCGAGATGCGGAGCGCCCCGGTCGTCGGTGGCGTCAACGTCACCCGCGGTAACGGGGAGATCATCCGCATGCGCCGCGGCGCGTCGATCGCGGACTTCGCCGACAAGATCGAGACGCTGACCGGTTACACGGTCCAGCCCGGAACCCTCGTGACGATCCTCTTCAACCTCGGCGAGATGGCCACGGCCACCGAGTCGCTGGACGAGGCGACGTTCGAGGTACTGGGTGCCGAGCTCGGCTACAAGATCCAGATGGTCTCGCCCGAGGACGAGGACAAGGAGCTCCTCGAGGGCTTCGGTCTCAACCTCGAGCAGGAGCTCGAGGAGGAGAGCGAGGACGACCTCGAGATCCGTCCTCCGGTGGTCACCGTCATGGGTCACGTCGACCACGGTAAGACCCGGCTCCTCGACGCCATCCGTCAGACCAACGTCATCGACGGTGAGGCCGGCGGCATCACGCAGCACATCGGTGCGTACCAGGTGTGGACGGAGCACGAGGGCATCGAGCGTGCCATCACCTTCATCGACACCCCGGGTCACGAGGCGTTCACCGCCATGCGTGCACGTGGAGCGCAGGTCACCGACCTCGCGATCCTCGTGGTCGCGGCCGACGACGGCATCATGCCGCAGACGGTCGAGGCGCTCAACCACGCCCAGGCGGCGAACGTGCCGATCGTGGTCGCGGTGAACAAGGTCGACAAGCCCGACGCCAACCCGGCCAAGGTGCGTCAGCAGCTCACCGAGTATGGTCTGGTCGCCGAGGAGTACGGCGGAGACGTCATGTTCGTCGACGTGTCGGCTCGCGCCAACACCGGTATCCAGGAACTCCTGGACGCGGTGCTGCTCACGGCCGACGCTGGCCTCGACCTCACGGCGAACCCGAACAAGGCCGCTCGCGGTGTCGCCATCGAGGCGAAGCTCGACAAGGGTCGCGGTTCGGTCGCCACAGTGCTGATCCAGTCCGGAACGCTCCGCGTCGGAGACGCGATCGTGGCCGGAACGGCCTATGGCCGAGTGCGTGCGATGGCGGACGAGAACGGCGAGCAGGTCCTCGAGGCCTACCCGTCGCGTCCGGTGCAGGTTCAGGGTCTGAACTCCGTGCCGCGTGCCGGCGACGTCTTCATCGTCACCGAAGAGGACCGCATGGCCCGTCAGATCGCTGAGAAGCGTGAAGCGGTCGAGCGCAACGCCCAGCTGGCCAAGGCCCGCAAGCGCATCTCGCTCGAGGACTTCACCCGTGCTCTCGAAGAGGGCAAGGTCGAGTCGCTCAACCTCATCATCAAGGGTGACGTCTCCGGTGCCGTCGAGGCACTCGAGGAGTCGCTGCTCAAGATCGAGGTCGACGACTCGGTGCAGCTCCGCATCATCCACCGCGGTGTCGGTGCGATCACGGAGTCCGACGTCAACCTCGCGACGATCGACAACGCGATCATCGTGGGCTTCAACGTCCGCCCCGACACGAAGGCGCGCGAGCGTGCTCAGCGTGAAGGCGTGGACATCCGGTTCTACTCGGTCATCTACAACGCGATCGACGAGATCGAGAGCTCGCTCAAGGGCATGCTCAAGCCGGAGTACGAAGAGGTCCAGTCGGGCGTCGCCGAGATCCGCGAGGTGTTCCGCTCCTCGAAGTTCGGCAACATCGCCGGTGTCATCGTGCGCTCGGGAACGATCACGCGAAACGCCAAGGCTCGTGTCATCCGCGACGGTGTGGTCATCGCCGATGGCCTCGCCATCGAGTCGCTGCGTCGCTTCAAGGACGACGTCACCGAGGTGCGCACGGACTACGAGGCCGGTATCGGCCTCGGCAAGTTCAACGACATCCAGATCGGTGACGAGATCGAGACCACCGAGCTGGTCGAGAAGCCTCGCGGCTGA
- a CDS encoding YlxR family protein has translation MCVGCRTRAPRAALLRVVSQNETLIIDERAVLPGRGAWVHPTPECMDAALRRRAFGRALRVSSDLDTRNIEQHPPRNKG, from the coding sequence ATGTGCGTCGGCTGTCGCACGCGTGCTCCCCGCGCCGCTCTTCTCAGAGTGGTGTCCCAGAACGAGACGCTCATCATCGATGAGCGTGCTGTCCTGCCGGGGCGAGGCGCGTGGGTTCATCCGACACCGGAATGCATGGATGCCGCTCTGCGGCGTCGGGCTTTCGGAAGAGCACTGCGCGTCTCCAGCGATCTGGACACGCGGAACATCGAACAGCACCCACCAAGAAACAAAGGCTGA
- the rbfA gene encoding 30S ribosome-binding factor RbfA, giving the protein MAGERQARLADRIRVILAERLEKGLRDPRLGFVTITDVRVSGDLQHASVFYTVLGTEEERLSSGAALTSATGMLRSEVGKQLSTRLVPTLEFIPDALPENADHISALLREAQQRDADVAKLASSASHAGDADPYIRQDDDDTES; this is encoded by the coding sequence ATGGCTGGTGAACGACAGGCACGTCTGGCCGATCGCATTCGTGTGATCCTCGCTGAGCGACTCGAGAAGGGGCTGCGAGACCCGCGCCTCGGCTTCGTGACGATCACCGACGTCCGCGTGAGCGGCGACCTGCAGCACGCATCGGTGTTCTACACGGTGCTCGGCACCGAAGAGGAGCGTCTCTCCAGCGGGGCGGCTCTGACGTCGGCGACGGGGATGCTGCGCAGCGAGGTCGGCAAGCAGCTGAGCACCCGGCTCGTCCCGACGCTCGAGTTCATCCCCGACGCGCTTCCGGAGAACGCCGACCACATCTCGGCCCTCCTCCGTGAGGCGCAGCAGCGGGACGCCGATGTGGCGAAGCTCGCGTCGTCGGCATCACACGCAGGCGACGCAGACCCCTACATCCGCCAGGACGACGACGACACGGAGTCCTGA
- a CDS encoding DEAD/DEAH box helicase, whose protein sequence is MPTTATAATRRKKTSRRDDEAPLIPILARKVREIEAKSQRGKLGPTNRVKFQVIAFLVREERARVKADTEIADAARAELLKRLDGVATILAKTAARDTSLIQLLEADQATSPVAKRMRRDWLLESGAELAPEELIIADIAPVQTSVVSAAIAERQVTPPSVESRQLANPFLAPDLTPRARTTPRRRLDGWELMGPLYKAFETGAGGGAASMDLPPAPEYDHLSPKGLEVMVHQSRFLESVREGHRSFLLADEPGLGKTAQSVLAASVAGAYPLLVVVPNVVKMNWAREVERWTPQRRATVIQGDGADIDAFADIFIVNYEILDRHMSWLASIGLRGMVVDEAHFIKNLSSQRSQNVLSLANRVRERTPGGNPLMLALTGTPLINDVEDFDAIWRFLGWTTGEKPGPELMEKLDATGFTPADKAFYPEAREAVISMGIVRRKKKDVAADLPDKLIADLPVQLDDDFGRSIRQAERELGERLAARYRRIIEARGDRGLAPGEIDEDIVRLVAQNELEESKAAGTGGDNVFTMVRRIGQAKAQLAADYAAQLQRSVGKVVFFAKHIDVMDQAEAHFASVGIRSVSIRGDQTSTARQQAIDDFNSDPDVGIAVCSLTAAGVGLNLQAASNVVLAELSWTAAEQTQAIDRVHRIGQDEPVTAWRIIAAHTVDAKIAELIDQKQGLAARALDGEAVDDAAAEPVQLGALMHLLREALGAA, encoded by the coding sequence ATGCCGACCACGGCGACTGCCGCAACGCGGCGCAAGAAGACGTCTCGTCGCGACGATGAGGCGCCCCTCATCCCGATCCTCGCGCGAAAGGTGCGCGAGATCGAGGCGAAGTCGCAGCGCGGAAAGCTGGGCCCGACGAACCGGGTGAAGTTCCAGGTGATCGCGTTCCTGGTGCGCGAAGAGCGTGCCAGGGTGAAAGCGGACACCGAGATCGCCGATGCCGCCCGCGCGGAACTGCTCAAGCGGCTCGACGGCGTCGCGACGATCCTCGCCAAGACCGCCGCACGCGACACATCGCTGATCCAGCTGCTCGAAGCCGATCAGGCGACGTCTCCGGTGGCGAAACGCATGCGTCGGGACTGGCTGCTCGAGTCGGGCGCGGAACTCGCGCCCGAAGAGCTCATCATCGCCGACATCGCGCCCGTGCAGACGTCCGTCGTGTCTGCCGCGATCGCCGAACGTCAGGTGACGCCCCCGTCGGTCGAATCGCGCCAGCTCGCGAACCCGTTCCTCGCTCCGGATCTCACTCCGCGAGCACGCACCACTCCCCGTCGTCGCCTCGACGGCTGGGAGCTCATGGGGCCCCTCTACAAGGCGTTCGAGACGGGCGCCGGGGGCGGCGCGGCGAGCATGGATCTCCCGCCCGCACCAGAGTACGATCACCTCTCGCCGAAGGGGCTCGAGGTGATGGTGCACCAGTCGCGCTTCCTCGAATCCGTGCGCGAGGGGCACAGGAGCTTCCTCCTCGCCGACGAGCCCGGCCTCGGCAAGACGGCTCAGTCCGTGCTCGCCGCGTCCGTCGCCGGCGCGTACCCGCTTCTCGTGGTGGTGCCCAACGTCGTGAAGATGAACTGGGCGCGCGAGGTCGAGCGCTGGACGCCGCAGCGCCGAGCGACGGTCATCCAGGGCGATGGTGCCGACATCGACGCGTTCGCCGACATCTTCATCGTGAACTACGAGATCCTCGATCGTCACATGTCGTGGCTCGCGTCGATCGGACTTCGGGGAATGGTCGTCGACGAGGCGCACTTCATCAAGAACCTCAGCTCCCAGCGATCGCAGAACGTGCTCTCGCTCGCCAACCGGGTACGCGAGCGCACACCGGGGGGCAACCCGCTGATGCTCGCACTCACGGGAACGCCTCTGATCAACGATGTCGAGGACTTCGACGCGATCTGGCGCTTCCTCGGCTGGACGACGGGCGAGAAGCCCGGCCCTGAACTGATGGAGAAGCTCGACGCGACGGGGTTCACACCCGCAGACAAGGCTTTCTATCCCGAGGCCCGTGAAGCGGTGATCTCGATGGGCATCGTCCGCCGCAAGAAGAAGGACGTCGCCGCCGACCTCCCAGACAAGCTCATCGCCGATCTGCCCGTCCAGCTCGACGACGACTTCGGGCGCAGCATCCGTCAGGCGGAGCGCGAGCTCGGGGAGCGTCTCGCCGCTCGCTACCGCCGCATCATCGAGGCACGCGGGGATCGCGGACTCGCACCGGGCGAGATCGACGAGGACATCGTGCGCCTTGTCGCTCAGAACGAGCTCGAGGAGTCGAAGGCTGCAGGAACCGGTGGCGACAACGTCTTCACCATGGTGCGTCGCATCGGGCAGGCGAAGGCGCAGCTCGCAGCCGACTACGCGGCGCAGCTGCAGCGATCGGTGGGCAAGGTCGTGTTCTTCGCGAAGCACATCGACGTGATGGATCAGGCCGAGGCGCATTTCGCATCAGTCGGCATCCGTTCGGTGTCCATCCGTGGCGACCAGACCTCGACCGCGCGTCAGCAGGCGATCGACGACTTCAACAGCGATCCGGATGTCGGCATCGCGGTGTGCTCGCTGACCGCAGCCGGCGTGGGCCTCAACCTGCAGGCGGCATCGAACGTCGTCCTCGCAGAGCTCTCGTGGACTGCTGCGGAGCAGACGCAGGCGATCGACCGTGTGCACCGCATCGGTCAGGACGAGCCGGTCACGGCGTGGCGGATCATCGCGGCGCACACCGTCGACGCGAAGATCGCCGAGCTCATCGACCAGAAGCAGGGTCTCGCGGCGCGCGCGCTCGACGGTGAGGCCGTCGATGACGCGGCCGCGGAGCCCGTGCAGCTCGGGGCGCTCATGCACCTTCTGCGGGAGGCCCTCGGGGCGGCCTGA
- the truB gene encoding tRNA pseudouridine(55) synthase TruB produces the protein MVSPGILLVDKPAGLTSHDVVARTRRALGTRKVGHAGTLDPMATGLLVIGVEGATRLLTYIVGADKTYEATIRIGQTTGTDDADGEILTRAPEQAWRAVTPERIAAGVAALTGEISQVPSSVSAIKVDGRRAYDRVRAGEEVVLAARDVTVSRFEIVAERSGEGFLDLDVVVDCSSGTYIRSLARDLGADLGVGGHLTALRRTRVGDFDVADAVMIEDIVETALLTPAAAAVRVLDPLPVSAADARDLRHGKRLTDQASRLSGVLAAAIDEDGVLVGVVERRGVDLKSAMNMPEVAR, from the coding sequence ATGGTCTCGCCCGGCATCCTCCTCGTCGACAAGCCCGCTGGACTGACCAGCCACGATGTGGTCGCGCGCACCCGTCGTGCGCTCGGAACCCGCAAGGTCGGGCACGCGGGAACCCTCGATCCGATGGCCACCGGCCTGCTCGTGATCGGCGTCGAGGGAGCAACGCGCCTGCTGACCTACATCGTCGGCGCGGACAAGACGTACGAGGCGACGATCCGGATCGGGCAGACGACCGGCACGGACGATGCCGACGGCGAGATCCTCACCCGTGCGCCCGAGCAGGCATGGCGTGCGGTGACACCCGAGCGGATCGCGGCGGGAGTCGCCGCGCTGACAGGGGAGATCTCGCAGGTGCCGAGCTCGGTGTCAGCGATCAAGGTCGACGGCCGACGCGCCTACGACCGGGTGAGGGCGGGAGAGGAGGTCGTGCTCGCAGCGCGCGATGTCACGGTCTCCCGGTTCGAGATCGTCGCCGAGCGCTCGGGCGAGGGCTTCCTGGATCTCGACGTCGTGGTCGACTGCTCGTCCGGCACCTACATCCGTTCTCTGGCCCGCGATCTCGGTGCAGACCTCGGCGTCGGAGGACACCTCACCGCTCTACGACGCACTCGCGTCGGCGACTTCGACGTCGCGGATGCCGTGATGATCGAGGACATCGTCGAGACCGCACTTCTGACTCCGGCCGCTGCGGCAGTGCGGGTGCTCGACCCGCTCCCTGTCTCGGCCGCGGACGCCAGGGATCTCCGGCACGGCAAACGGCTCACCGACCAGGCCTCTCGACTGAGCGGTGTTCTGGCCGCCGCGATCGACGAGGACGGCGTGCTCGTCGGCGTCGTCGAGCGACGGGGAGTCGACCTGAAGAGCGCGATGAACATGCCCGAGGTGGCCCGATGA
- a CDS encoding bifunctional riboflavin kinase/FAD synthetase, translating to MIVFRDPLEVPADFGHSVVAIGKFDGVHAGHRAVIRRLKQVADETGLRTVAVTFDRNPLAVLRPDRCPENVVTVERKLELLSELELDATLLLTFDAEFAARSAEEFVTSILVGALGVSTVLVGEDFRFGRGGAGTPALLRELGPKHGFSVEVVDDVFLDGSDRRVSSTWIRELLMDGDVTTAARVLDRNVDVRGEVVHGLKRGRELGFPTANLSASVDSFVPGDGVYAGWLVDHETGIRHRAAISVGTNPTFDDVLERQVEAHVLGETDLDLYGHDVTVEFVERLRGMVAFEGIDKLKSQMATDVTDAERVLAAPNS from the coding sequence ATGATCGTCTTCCGCGATCCGCTGGAGGTCCCGGCGGACTTCGGTCATTCCGTGGTCGCGATCGGCAAGTTCGACGGTGTCCACGCCGGGCACCGGGCGGTCATCCGTCGGCTCAAGCAGGTCGCGGACGAAACCGGCCTCCGCACAGTGGCCGTCACGTTCGATCGCAATCCTCTTGCCGTGCTGCGACCCGATCGCTGCCCCGAGAATGTCGTCACGGTCGAGCGCAAACTCGAGCTGCTGAGCGAGCTCGAGCTCGACGCGACGCTGCTGCTGACCTTCGATGCCGAGTTCGCCGCGCGCAGCGCCGAGGAGTTCGTCACGAGCATCCTGGTCGGAGCGCTCGGTGTGTCGACGGTGCTCGTGGGTGAAGACTTCCGGTTCGGGCGCGGGGGAGCGGGAACGCCGGCGTTGCTGCGCGAACTGGGCCCGAAGCATGGGTTCAGCGTCGAAGTCGTCGACGACGTCTTCCTGGACGGCTCTGATCGACGAGTCTCGTCCACGTGGATCCGGGAACTGCTCATGGACGGCGACGTCACCACCGCCGCACGAGTTCTCGACCGTAACGTCGACGTGCGCGGCGAGGTGGTGCACGGCCTCAAGCGAGGACGGGAACTCGGGTTCCCGACCGCCAACCTCTCGGCCTCGGTCGACTCCTTCGTCCCGGGCGACGGGGTCTACGCCGGATGGCTCGTCGACCACGAAACCGGGATCCGTCACCGAGCGGCGATCTCGGTGGGCACAAACCCGACTTTCGACGACGTCCTCGAGCGCCAGGTCGAGGCGCACGTGCTCGGCGAGACGGATCTCGACCTGTACGGGCACGATGTCACCGTCGAGTTCGTCGAGCGTCTGCGTGGCATGGTCGCCTTCGAGGGCATCGACAAGCTCAAGTCTCAGATGGCCACCGACGTCACGGATGCCGAACGGGTGCTCGCAGCTCCGAACAGCTGA
- a CDS encoding helix-turn-helix transcriptional regulator, translating to MVEAIEALYAHLVLDQRDREILVAVSLRLDDRLEPLLDFVGRSADYLSAGTLGPLLDIHAGRVRLADPRLAIWLRATTSSSAAAAVHDRLHVIFRSRGEWVDADWHRARASLYGDPDTAGELTRIAREHSESGLSERAFHLAAEAASHTSGVRKDEATVVAGVAAISAGYAVEAVNQLSGLFPAGDERYRLQGLGGLFVAQAHLRGSVPEVDVETLKPRSDDPEHWYSWARASAFAAVLCAERGDRQGMRSWLDALREGSARVSAESDLRDPVVALAWLVLGDRDLEDVRGTGPLTGGMLQALRAAMDGDVDRGLRLLGVADSGIGIEVDPFVAGFERSPLVSAYRAIVEVLLLMWRGDIGTARDRMLRAALELPVALPFAGLGVVIARRLDLAVLGRLGPFSRALTAASPAPVRFDQLVDRAIGAFLAGSTDEAVSFMRLWRERGAPQSTLSVPGLEEAIVRAEPAPRHPQRIEPPEIALAQLLRLRITRCSDEDWRTDRAQVAAEARALASPFSRGRVEAMIGTRSLIRGDLEIGREHLTTALSLLELSGATAWARAVSVRLDRLDAGEHLSVRSADLLAPCRRVWEPLLTVRELEVAMLVVEGSSNRGIAATLHVSVRTVEVHLGRVFAKLGVRTRVELTVMAHRIGQFV from the coding sequence ATGGTGGAGGCGATCGAAGCGCTGTACGCGCACCTCGTGCTCGATCAGCGCGATCGTGAGATCCTCGTCGCGGTCTCTCTGCGCCTCGACGACAGGCTCGAACCGCTTCTCGACTTCGTGGGGCGCTCTGCCGACTACCTCTCGGCGGGAACGCTCGGTCCGTTGCTCGACATCCACGCGGGGCGGGTGCGCCTCGCCGACCCACGCCTGGCCATCTGGCTTCGAGCGACGACGTCATCATCGGCGGCGGCAGCCGTGCACGATCGCCTGCACGTCATCTTCCGGAGCCGGGGCGAGTGGGTCGACGCGGATTGGCACCGTGCCCGCGCATCTCTCTACGGCGACCCCGACACCGCCGGGGAGCTGACGCGCATCGCGAGAGAGCACTCGGAGTCCGGTCTGAGTGAGCGCGCGTTCCATCTCGCGGCAGAAGCCGCATCGCACACCAGTGGAGTCCGCAAAGACGAGGCCACCGTCGTGGCGGGCGTCGCGGCGATATCCGCGGGCTATGCCGTGGAGGCTGTCAACCAGCTCTCCGGCCTGTTCCCCGCGGGCGACGAGCGGTACCGGTTGCAGGGGCTCGGTGGATTGTTCGTCGCGCAGGCGCATCTGCGGGGCAGCGTTCCCGAGGTCGATGTGGAGACGTTGAAGCCTCGGAGTGACGATCCCGAGCATTGGTATTCCTGGGCGCGCGCGTCAGCGTTCGCTGCCGTCCTCTGCGCGGAGCGCGGCGATCGTCAGGGCATGCGATCGTGGCTGGATGCTCTGCGGGAAGGGAGCGCGAGGGTGAGCGCGGAGAGTGATCTCCGTGACCCGGTCGTCGCACTGGCCTGGCTCGTTCTGGGTGATCGCGACCTCGAGGATGTGCGAGGAACCGGGCCCCTCACCGGAGGGATGCTCCAGGCTCTGCGCGCGGCCATGGACGGCGACGTCGACCGTGGACTGCGGCTGCTCGGCGTCGCGGACTCCGGTATCGGTATAGAAGTCGATCCGTTCGTCGCGGGGTTCGAGCGCAGCCCTCTCGTCAGCGCGTATCGGGCGATCGTCGAAGTGCTGCTGCTGATGTGGCGAGGGGACATCGGTACGGCCCGAGACCGAATGCTGCGGGCGGCCCTCGAACTCCCCGTGGCGCTGCCCTTCGCCGGACTCGGCGTCGTCATCGCCCGTCGTCTCGATCTGGCGGTTCTCGGACGGCTCGGGCCGTTCTCCCGCGCTCTCACCGCGGCGTCACCCGCACCCGTCCGCTTCGATCAGCTCGTCGACCGCGCCATCGGAGCGTTCTTGGCCGGCTCGACGGACGAAGCGGTGTCCTTCATGCGGCTCTGGCGCGAACGAGGCGCGCCGCAGTCGACACTGTCCGTGCCCGGGCTGGAAGAGGCCATCGTCCGCGCGGAGCCGGCCCCGCGCCACCCGCAACGCATCGAACCGCCTGAGATCGCGCTCGCCCAGCTGCTCCGCCTGCGGATCACGAGATGCTCTGACGAGGACTGGCGCACCGACAGAGCACAGGTGGCAGCCGAGGCAAGGGCACTCGCATCTCCGTTCTCACGGGGACGCGTCGAGGCCATGATCGGCACGCGGTCGCTCATCCGGGGAGATCTGGAGATCGGTCGCGAACATCTCACCACCGCACTGAGTCTGCTGGAACTGTCGGGGGCGACGGCGTGGGCGCGCGCCGTCAGCGTCAGGTTGGATCGCTTGGATGCCGGAGAGCACCTGTCGGTACGCTCGGCAGACCTGCTCGCGCCCTGCCGGCGAGTGTGGGAGCCGCTCCTCACCGTCCGCGAGCTGGAAGTGGCGATGCTGGTCGTCGAAGGCTCGTCGAACCGTGGCATCGCAGCTACGCTGCACGTCTCGGTGCGCACGGTGGAGGTCCATCTCGGGCGTGTGTTCGCCAAGCTCGGGGTGCGCACCCGTGTCGAGCTCACGGTGATGGCTCACCGCATCGGTCAGTTCGTCTGA
- a CDS encoding A/G-specific adenine glycosylase: protein MAPLTAWYREAARDLPWRRGEFQDEFGAWGTLVSEFMLQQTPVARVIPHLEAWLSRWPTPRALAEATPAEVVQQWANLGYPRRALWLHRAAIEITDRHGGVVPRDVEPLLLLSGIGDYTARAVAVFAYGDRHPVVDTNTRRVLARAVLGQAQPGSPSRRDLDLMDSLLPTDDAESAVFNAAAMELGATVCTSRSPRCEICPLIDDCAWVAAGRPDTGDTRRRQAAFEGSDRQARGAVLRVLRAAAPDPVLLQGVLPDWPDPLQRDRAIDSLIADGLAEADGETLSLPR, encoded by the coding sequence ATGGCTCCCCTGACGGCGTGGTATCGAGAAGCCGCGCGAGATCTGCCGTGGCGACGCGGCGAGTTCCAGGACGAGTTCGGAGCCTGGGGAACACTCGTCAGCGAGTTCATGCTGCAGCAGACGCCGGTGGCCAGGGTGATCCCGCACCTGGAGGCGTGGCTCTCCCGATGGCCCACTCCCCGAGCGCTCGCAGAGGCCACCCCTGCGGAGGTCGTGCAGCAGTGGGCGAACCTCGGCTATCCCCGGCGTGCTCTATGGCTGCACCGGGCAGCCATCGAGATCACCGATCGGCACGGTGGAGTCGTCCCCAGGGACGTCGAGCCGCTTCTGCTCCTCTCGGGCATCGGCGATTACACCGCCAGGGCGGTCGCCGTCTTCGCATACGGCGACCGGCATCCCGTCGTCGACACGAACACTCGTCGAGTACTCGCGCGGGCGGTGCTCGGACAGGCGCAGCCCGGCTCGCCGTCTCGCCGGGACCTTGACCTCATGGATTCGCTGCTCCCCACGGACGACGCCGAGTCTGCGGTGTTCAACGCGGCCGCGATGGAGCTCGGCGCCACCGTCTGCACGTCGCGCTCTCCTCGCTGCGAGATCTGTCCGCTGATCGACGACTGCGCCTGGGTCGCGGCCGGGCGCCCAGACACCGGTGACACGCGACGGCGCCAGGCGGCCTTCGAGGGCTCCGACCGTCAGGCCAGAGGAGCGGTCCTGCGTGTCCTTCGCGCTGCCGCCCCGGATCCGGTGCTGCTTCAGGGGGTGCTCCCCGACTGGCCGGATCCGCTGCAGCGCGACAGGGCGATCGATTCGCTCATCGCCGACGGTCTCGCCGAAGCAGACGGCGAGACGCTCTCCCTCCCCCGCTGA